DNA from Aggregatimonas sangjinii:
GGCGTGAAGCTTATTTTTGGGGTACCCGGACTTAAAGTACACAGTAAAATATGTGTAATCGAGCGAGAAGAGGAAAACGGCCTCAAGCGTTACGGTTTCGTAAGTACCGGTAACTTTAGCGAGGCCACCGCGCGGATTTACAGTGATTATACCCTGTTTACCGCCCACGAGGCGATTTTAAAGGAACTGAACAAGGTTTTTGATTTTTTCGAGACCACCTATAAAATTAATAAATACAAGCACCTTATCGTCTCACCGCACTATACCAAAAGTAACTTTATAAAACTCATCGATAACGAAATCGCCAATGCGATTTTGGGCAAAGAAGCGTTCATTAAGATTAAGATGAATAGCTTTACGAGTTATAAAATGGTCGATAAGCTATACGAGGCGAGTAGGGCCGGGGTAAAGATCCAGCTCATAGTTCGCGGTATTTGTTGCTTGGTCCCCGGGGTGAAAGGCATGAGCGAGAACATCGAGGCCATCAGTATCGTAGACAAGTTTCTTGAACATCCCCGTATCTTTATATTCGGCAACGACGGGAATCCAAAAATGTATATTTCTTCGGCCGACTGGATGACCCGTAATTTAGATTATCGCGTCGAGGTCGGATGCCCAATATATGACGCCGATGTCAAACAGGAACTACTGGATACTTTTGAAATGTCTTGGAGCGATAATGTGAAGGCTAGGGTATTCAATGAGGCGCAGGATAACGCCTATAGAAAAAACGGCAACGCCAAAGTGCGTTCGCAATTTGCCATGTACGATTACTATCTGGAGAAGTTAGGAATGGAAAAGTAGACAAGCAGTGGTATATGCATGACAATAAAAAAGTTCAATCACCTTTTATTGAAGTGTCTGTGCCCGGAAGTATTGCAGGTTGATTTGAAAAGGCTGTATTTGCGGTGTATAGTATTTGGTATCCCTTTGGGAAAATCAGTAGATTGAATTGTATATTTCAATTTACCACTGATGTTCATCTGTAAAATGAGACTTCTTCCCACCCGATAAAAAACTGATTCTTACCCATGAATTGATTCGCTCTTACCAAGATTTTTCATAACCTCTGCCTCAAAAGCCAATAGCTGCTGCCACTTTTCATCCACCTCGCTTCTTTCACCATATTGGCGTGCAAACTGAAGGAACATGGTATAATGGCCAGCTTCGCTTACCATCAATTTTCTATAGAATTCCGCTAGTTTTTTATCGGTGAGTTCTTCGGAAAGCAATCGAAACCGTTCGCAACTTCTCGCTTCTATCAAAGCGGCATAGAGTAGGCGGTGAACCAGCTGGGTAGTTCGGCTACCGCCCTTAGGGAAAAAGTTAACGATTTGAATGACATATTCGTCCTTTCGATCTCTGCCTAAGGTATTGCCTCGGGATAGAATAAGGTCGTGCACCATTTTAAAGTGCCCCATTTCCTCTCTCGAAAGAGCAATCATTTCCTGTACCAAGTCTGGATATTCAGGAAAACTGACAATCAGGGAAATCGCGGTACTGGCCGCTTTTTGCTCGCAATACGCATGATCCGTTAGGATTTCATCGATATTCTTTTCCACGATATTAACCCATCGGGGATCGGTCGGTAGTTTTAGGCCTAGCATTTGTTCCGTTTATGGCATCAAAAATAACCCGATTCGAATAGCAATCAAAATAAGGCCATATATTTGTATTATGAATCTACTGGTAAAAGGTTTTGCATATATTTTTGGTGTGCTGAGTATCGTATCGGCCGTACTACAGTATAATGATCCGGATCCCCTAATGTGGATAGTTATCTATGGTGTCGCCGCAGTTCTAAGTTTTGGTTTTGCGCTGGAGAGAATCCCTTTTGGTATCCTGCTGGTGGCGGGCATTGTGGCTTTGGCCAGCGGGTGGTATCTCTTTCCGGAACAATTTCAAGGTTTTGAAGTGGGCAATGGGGATATTGGCAATGTTGAGGAAGCGCGAGAAGCGGTTGGTCTATTTATCGTGGGGGTAGTGCATCTGTTCTTTGCTATCTGGACGCGGTACTGGAGAAAATCATAGGTCCAGATCAAAGGTTTTCCGAAGCAAATCGATGGTAGGATTCTTTTCCCGTAATTTTTCATATTTCTCCTCCGGTGTAAAGGCGAACTTTTTAGCCGTTTCTTCGTTTACCGAAATCTTCAGACTGATAGAATGATTATTTAGGTTCGCACGTAAATGCTCCATTAAACCGAATTGCTCCCGCTCAACTTCTTTTTTCATCGTATCGTTCGGAAGCTCGATAGCTATTACAAAATCGTCCTTTAATTTAGGGATATCCGTTGCAAGGCTAGAGGCCAAAATTTTCTGCCCATTGGCGTCTATTTTAGCGACGAATTCGTTCCAGTGCTTATGCAGTTCTTCTTCGGTAAACGGATGCTTCGGCAAGTTGTCAACATCGATACCTTCCCCTTTTCGCGCCGATTCGTGTAATTTTTTCGCCTTAAGACTGGAAATCGAAAGGGCCGATACCCTTTTAGAAGCAATATCGAGTTGAATTTTTTTAGCGGGCGTTGGTACTGGAACCTCTTCCGGAGCTGATAATTGCTCGGCTTCGGGTTCCGCTACAGCGGTGGCTAACGCCGTTTCGACCTGCTCTTCCTGTTTTGAAGTACTTGCCGCTTGCCGGGGAGCTTCCGCAATCGGTGTTTTTTCGACTAGCGCGGGTTCTTTCACAACTTTATTAGATGGACTCGCTTCCGCTCTAACTTTCGACTTGTTTTCATAGAATGAAGCCGGTGCGATAAAATCTTCCGTTTTATTGGCAAATGCTACGGACTCAGGATTTTTTTTTTCACCATCGAAATCAATGGAGGCCAGCTTCATAAGGGTCAATTCGACCAAGAGACGCTGGTTCTTGCTGGTCTTGTACTTTAAATCGCAATCGTTGGCGATTTCCAATGCTCTGATCAAAAAAGGACCACTGGTTTTTTTCGATTGCTCGAGATAATTTTGTTTGGCGTTTTCACCGACTTCCAATAATTCGATTGTTTGTTGGTGTTTGCAAACCATCAAATCCCTGAAATGAGATGCTAGGCCGCTAATAAAATGATGCCCGTCAAATCCTAACGCAAGCGTAGTGTTCAGCAATACCAACAGCTCGGGAATGGCATGGGATAAAATAAGGTCCGTTGCCGAAAAATAGGTGTCGTAATCGAGAACGTTCAGATTTTCGGTCACCGCTTTTCTAGTCAAGTCCGCACCTGAGAAACTCACGACCCTATCGAAAATAGACAGCGCATCGCGCATGGCACCGTCGGCTTTTTGCGCTATAATGTGCAGGGCATCATCTTCGGCGTTTATCCCTTGATTTTCCGCAATATATTTTAAGTAGTTTGCCGCATCTTTAACGGTGATACGCTTGAAATCGAAAATCTGGCACCTGCTTAATATCGTTGGAATAATTTTGTGCTTCTCGGTGGTGGCTAAAATAAAAATAGCATGCTTTGGAGGCTCTTCCAAGGTTTTTAAAAAGGCATTAAAGGCCGACTGTGAGAGCATATGCACCTCGTCAATAATATAGACCTTGTACTTTCCGGTTTGCGGTGGTATGCGTACCTGATCGATAAGACTTCTGATATCATCTACCGAATTGTTCGAGGCGGCGTCGAGTTCAAAAATATTAAAGGCGAAATCTTCATCAGGATCGTTCGTGCCGTCGTCGTTGATCCGTTTTGCCAAAATACGTGCACAGGTAGTCTTTCCGACACCTCTAGGCCCACAGAACAGTAAGGCCTGCGCCAAGTGATTGTTTTCGATGGCATTGGTGAGCGTATTGGTAATCGACTGCTGGCCCACCACATCTTTGAATGTTTGGGGTCTGTACTTTCGTGCCGATACGATAAATGGTTCCAAAAATGGTGTTTTTAGTAAAACGAACTGCCTTGTACAAATATAGAAATCGCTTTTGTTTATGCTTTTGATAAAAGGCGTATTAAACTCTTTTTTATCAACAATTGACCTAACTTTGTCCTCAGCAGGTCACCCTATCGTTTTATGCTGAACTTGTTTCAGCACCTTTTGAATTTCAAGAGGTCTCGAATCAAGTTCGGGATAAAGAGGAAAGTCCGGACACCGTAGTGCAACATAGCGGGTAACACCCGTCTCCGTCCACCATTTGGCGGACGGACGGACAAGTGCAACAGAAAGAATGTACAGTTCGGCTGTAGTGAAATCAGGTAAACTCTATGTGGTGAAACGTCATGTAAACCGGTGTTTGAGGGCTGCACGCCCGAGCCGAAGGGTAGACGGTTAGAGCCTTTGGGCAACCTAAGGCCTAGATAAATGATAGGGAACCTTTGGTAGTGCTTTGGGGTTTAACCTGAAACAAGACCAGGGTGTACAGAATCCGGCTTATGGCCTGCTTTTTTTATTATTTGAGGTGGCGTTTGAAATACCGGCATTTGTGGAGTTGAAAAATGGCTCTGGTATTTCGAATTTCAGGAGACGCGATAAAAGTATGCTCCTTCCAGAGTGGGGTGACACCTCGATTTTCAGTTGGCGTTTTCTTGCTCGAAGAAGCTGAACAAACTACTACCATATTTTCGTTGGTTATTGAAGTACGGCAGGGACGAAAGGTCTGTTTGTACCGAATGCTCTACGACCAATACTCCGTTCTCGTGCAAAAGTTCTTTTTCAAATACCAAGGAAGGAATTGAAGCGAAGGACTCGAACGAAATTCCATAAGGTGGGTCCGCAAAAATAATGTCCGATTTGGAAGGTACCTTTTTGAGATAGGTGAATACATCGCTCTTTATCGGGGTAATTTCCATAGCCATCTCCCGAGCGATTCTGGCAACAAAGGCTACACAGCCTGCATCGGAATCTACAGCGGTAATAGCGGTTGTTCCCCGCGATGCGAACTCGTAACTGATGTTGCCCGTCCCTGTAAAAAGGTCTAGAACGGTAAGTTCATCAAAGTAAAAGCGATTGTTTAGGATATTGAACAAGGCCTCCTTTGCCATATCGGTCGTTGGCCGTACGGGAAGTTTTTTTGGTGCCATAATGCGCCTACCTTTGTGTTTTCCGGAAACGATTCGCATTTATAGGGCATTTAAAACGGTAAAGTCGATCGATTCTTGATCAACGGCAGCGAGAAGCTCCGCATTATGGGTGGGAGTGAAAATTGCAATGTTCTTTATATAATCGTAGCAAAGCTTATAGATGGTATCGTTTTCTTCCACTTCCCCAAAAAGCCGCAACTTTATTGTTTCAGGGTTTAGTTTCAATTGTTCCAGGGTGAACAGTAGATAATATAAAAAGTCTTCTTGTGTCGAATAGTCGAAGTTGTTGAACAATTGTAATTTTTGGCCCGCCACAACGGTAATATCCAATTGTTGCTCTGATAGGTGTGCGTAGCAAATGGGGGATTCTCCGGAGCCTTGTTCACTCAGCAAAGACTGCACCATAACCGTACCGTGGTGTTTGTAAACAAATTCCCCGAAAAGGCCGTAGAGGTAGTTATTGATGTTAACGAAAGGCACGTAAACGTTCATCAATTCGTAGCCCTCTATCTCATCATGGGCAATATGGTCGTTCGCTAGTATTTTGGCGTTAAATTTCAGGTAGTTGGCCAATTCATCTGCATGAAAAAGGGGTTTTGGCACCAAAGTGAACAGGTTATTTCGATGAATGACGACTACCTCGGAAAATGCTGTTTTTTGTATGTTGTTTTTCTCTACAAGCTGCTTTAGCTCTTCAAGTACTTGATAGGGGGTGAGTTCTTTATGGAAAAGAACGTGCTCTGAGGATATGACCGTATGTGACACGGTATCCAGCATACAAAAAGAAAGTCCATTCAAACTTATTTGAATGGACAGTCTATAAAAATCGTTTTCAGCGTTTTTTGCGCTCTTAATTGTCGTCACTTCTGTCATATACTACAGGCCAGTTACCGCTTGTACTAACTTCTTCTAATGAGCCTACAGTTATTGCGTCGCCATTTACCTCCTCTACGCTCTTTTCTGTAATTTCCTTTGCGATAAGGTCTTTTGGTTGATCATAGAGTAAAACTTCCTTCTTTACCCAGGCTTTGAAAACCGGTGCTTTATAACCACTTTTTTCAATAATGTCCGCTTTCATTTCAATCTTTTCCCCATTAGGGGCACCAGGAATATCGGCAAGGGATTTGTAGCGGTTGTCTTTTTTGAAAAGTGAATCTTTTACCGAAACAAAATTAAGGGTATCAATAATAGTGATTTCCTTCAACTGATCGATTTTGTACACATCGTCAAAATACATGTAAGAAGAGTCACGTTGCTGCGTAATTACATATTTACCGGTATCGATAAACTTGATAAGGGCATTAAAATCACTTGTATACTTTGAATTGACGCTTTTGTATGCTTCTTGGGCATTTCTGATATCCTTTAGCTTCGAAACAACTTTTGCGAAGCGTTCTTGCTTTACCTTATTGAACTCAATAGGTCCGGTTACGGACTTGTAAATCAAGTATCCCAAAAAGATACAAGCAATCCAAAGAACTATTTGTATTACGGTCTTCATTTCCTAAGTGGTATTAGTTAAATTTAGTGGTTCACACAAATCTACAATTTTTTTGCAAACCGCCTAATTTTTCTCTATCGTAATTAAGACGGCGGAAGGGAATGCTTTAAGAGCTTCAAAATCCGTTCCAAACGTGTATGAAATGGGTGTTTTACTTGTATTTTGAATAGGGAATTTCCGAGTTTTCAGTCCATAAGATAAGTGTAAAGTAAATTCCTGTCTATCTTTGAAATTCTATGGCCACTCTTACCGACGCTTCATTCTACAAAATCCTTAGGAACAAATTTCCGCACGATCCCACCGTTAAGCAGGATTTGGCGCTCCAGCAATTGGCCAAATTTCTGCTGTCAAAGGGAAAAGATGAGGTCTTTTTATTAAAAGGATTTGCTGGTACGGGGAAGACGACGATCGTAGGTACGCTGGTAACGAATTTGTGGAATACCCAATTGAAGTCCGTTTTAATGGCCCCCACGGGCCGTGCGGCCAAAGTAATGTCGAATTACTCGAAAACCAAGTCCTTTACCATTCACAGAAAAATTTATTTTCCTAAAAAGCAGAGCGGGGGTGCCGTGCAGTTTGTTTTGGCCCCGAATAAACATCGCGATACGGTATTCATCGTTGATGAGGCCTCTATGATTCCCGATACGCCTACGAATACTAAACTAATGGACAATGGCTCGCTGCTAGACGACCTTTTGATGTTCGTGTACTCCGGTCATAATTGCAAATTGATCTTGATTGGGGATACTGCCCAGTTACCCCCGGTGCACTTGGATTTAAGCCCTGCCCTGGACGCCGATAAAATTAGTTTGAATTATAATAAAGAGGTGACCAGAATGGAGTTGGACGAGGTAGTACGTCAGGCCGAGGATTCGGGCATACTTATGAATGCGACCAACTTACGGGGGCAATTACAGTCCGAATTTTTCGACAGTTTTCAATTCGATGTTGCTCCTTACAAAGACATTGTTCGTCTGATCGACGGCCACGAAATTCTCGAGGCCATAGAAACTTCATATTCCGAAAACGGAAAGGAAGAGACCACTTTTATCGTACGGTCGAATAAGCGTGCTAATCTGTACAATGAAAATATTCGTAATCGCATCCTGTATTTAGAGAACGAACTATCGGTCGGGGATTACATGATGGTCGTAAAGAACAACTATTTTTGGCTAGAACCGAATACCGAAGCAGGTTTTATTGCCAACGGGGACATTATAGAAGTGCTTGAGATTTTTGCGATAAAGGAACTGTATACGTTTCGATTTGCAGAAGTGAAGGTAAAAATGGTTGATTATCCCAACCAAAAACCTTTTGAAACCGTATTATTGCTCGATACGATAACGGCAGAAGCACCTTCGTTACCTTATGAGGATTCTAACCGCTTGTACCAAGAGGTGATGAAGGATTACGACGATGTAAAATCGAAATACAAAAAGTTCATGTCGGTCAAGGGCAACAAATTTTTCAATGCGCTACAGGTAAAATTTTCCTACGCCATTACGTGTCACAAATCACAAGGCGGGCAGTGGAACACGGTGTTCGTTGAGCAGCCCTATTTACCCAACGGAGTGGATAAAGAGTACTTGCGCTGGCTCTATACCGCGGTAACAAGGGCCAAAACCAGTTTGTATCTCATCGGCTTTAAGAACGATTTTTTTGTTGATGGGGATTAGTGTAAATTCGTTTTGGTAAAAGCAAGGCGCCGCTCGGTAATTATATCCTCCTGTATCGGGCAGCTTAGAATTTCAATCATATGACTTCGGAGACCATTATCAGTATTTTTTTGGGTATAGGCTTAGCCGCCTCCGTTGGCTTCCGGGTTTTTCTTCCTTTGTTCGCGTTGAGTTTGGCTTCTTACTTTAATATATGGGATTTAAACGATAGTTGGCAATGGATCGGCAGCTTGGCGGCAGTGGTTACCTTAGGTGTGGCCACGGTAATCGAGATATTCGCCTATTTTATTCCTTGGGTGGATAATCTATTGGATAGCGTTTCGGTACCGCTGGCGGCCATTGCGGGTACTGCGGTAATGGTCTCCACCGTCGCTGATCTAGACCCTGTAGTAACTTGGTCGTTGGCCATCATCGCAGGTGGGGGTACCGCTACGGCCATCAAAGGAGCGGGCGCGGCAAGTAGATTGGCCTCAACCACTACGACGGGCGGTCTCGGCAACCCGATAGTATCCACTGTTGAAACGGGAACGGCGGTCGTAGTGACCACGGCCTCTATTTTCGCGCCAATACTGGCGGCCGTTCTCGTCATCATCATATTGGCCTTTATTTTTTGGATTTATAGAAAGCTTCGACCGAGAAGGAGGGATAGTCAATAGGGGCAGTGTGATAGTAACGAATTTGATGGTAAGGTTGATACTTATTTTAAGAGGATTGGCTTTAGATTTCTATAAGTGCCCTTAGTTCGGTTTAAATTTAATATCGATAATAATAGTGAAGATAATAGCAATGATTCCGGCCCGATATGCGGCAAGTCGTTTTCCCGCCAAGTTAATGCAGGATTTAGGCGGAAAGCCTGTTATTGTTCGTACGTATGAGGCAGCGGTAAAGACAGGGTTGTTCGATGCGGTATATGTGGTAACCGACAGCGAAGTGATATTCAGTACCATAGTCAAGGCGAATGGAAATGCCATGATGAGTAAAACTGACCATGACTGTGGCAGCGATCGTATTGCGGAAGCCGTCACGGATATGGATGTGGATATTATCGTAAATGTGCAAGGTGACGAACCTTTTACCGAAAAGGAAAGCCTTAAAAGTGTGCTGGAGGTATTCGAAGAGGATACGACCGGTGAAATCGATTTGGCATCATTAATGGTCAGGATTACCGATTGGGACGAGATAAACAACCCCAATACAGTAAAGGTAATCGTAGATAACCGTAATTTCGCGTTGTATTTTTCCAGGTCTCCAATTCCTTTTCCGCGCGAAAAGGAAGCCAATGCCAAATATTACAAGCATAAAGGTATTTATGCGTTTCGCAAACGCGCTCTGATGGATTTTCAGCGCCTACCGATGTTGACATTGGAAGCCACCGAAAAAATAGAGGCGATACGGTATTTGGAATACGGTAAAAAAATAAAAATGGTAGAGACCAATGTTACGGGGATTGAAATCGACACCCCCGAAGACCTCAAAAGGGCCCAGCAAGCATGGAGATAGATTATAGCGACATTACGACTATTGGCCTTGACGCCGACGACACCTTATGGGTCAATGAAACATATTTCAGGGATGCGGAGGAAAAGTTCTCGGCCTTGTTGGAGGGTTACGAGACCAAGAACAAAATAGACCAAGAGTTGTTCAAGATGGAAATGAAGAACCTTGAGCTATACGGTTACGGGATTAAAGGTTTCATGCTATCTATGATCGAATCGGCCTTAGAGCTGTCGAATAATTCGGTTTCCCAAGCAACGTTGCAGAAGATACTGCATCTTGGTAAGGAGATGATCTCACATCCGGTGGAAGTGTTGGACGGAGTGGAGGAAGTACTAGAGCGATTATTTGGAACATACAGACTGCTTGTGTTGACCAAAGGGGATCTACTCGATCAAGAACGTAAGCTGGCGCGGTCGGGCTTATCGAAGTATTTTCACCACGTCGAGGTCTTGAGTGATAAAAAAGAACAAAATTACCAACAGCTATTGAACCATTTGAAGGTAGATGCGAAGGAGTTTTTAATGATCGGGAATTCATTGAAATCAGATGTGTTACCTTTGATTAAAATTGGGGCTCGGGCGGTTCACGTACCTTTTCATACCACTTGGCAACATGAAGAAGTATCAATAGAGAATAAAGATTATAACTATTTAACGGTCAATAAGTTGAATAGGATACTGGATTACTTGTAAAATTTGTATGGATATTAAAAAGGAAAAGATTTCTACGCCTATAAGTATCAAGGAAAAATCGGATTACCGTAACTTTCCCATGGTGCCCAGAGTCGTGTACGGTAAGGGTAGTTTTGATCAATTGGGCGATATATTGATGCCCCATCGAAAAAATGCCGACGCCCCATGTATTTTTCTGGTCGATGATGTATTTGAAGGTACCGATCTGATTTCCAGAATACCTTTGATTTTTAATGACCAATTGATATTCATTTCCGCAGAAGAAGAGCCGAAAACCGTACAGGTAGATGTGCTTGTAAGTAAAATCAGAAACGATTTTACCGAGCCCCCTTCTGGCATTATTGGTATAGGTGGGGGTACGCTACTCGATTTGGCCAAGGCTGTCGCCATCATGTTAAATAATCCAGGAACCTCATGTGCCTATCAAGGTTGGGATCTGGTGCGAAAGCCATCGTTATATCACGTTGGTATACCTACGATCAGTGGAACGGGCGCAGAGGTATCAAGAACTACGGTATTGCTAGGTCCAGAGAAGAAATTAGGCATCAATTCGGATTATACCATTTTCGACCAAGTGATCATGGATCCCGAACTTACCAAAGGGGTGCCCAAAGAGCAGTGGTTCTATACCGGTATGGATTGTTTTATACATTGCATCGAGTCTCTGAACGGGACCTATCTGAATGCTTTTAGTCAAAGTTATGGTGAAAAGGCCCTCGCGTTATGCAAGGAAGTCTATTTGCAGGATATCGATGCTTCGGAATCCCGCGAAAAATTAATGATGGCCTCCTGGCACGGCGGTATGAGTATAGCGTATTCCCAAGTGGGGGTCGCTCATGCCATGAGTTATGGCCTTTCCTACCTATTAGGCGTGCGGCATGGTTTGGGCAATTGCCTTGTCTTTCAACACTTGAACGAATTCTATCCTGATGGTGTGGCTTTGTTCCATAAAATGCTGAAGCGGCATAATATCACACTTCCGAAAGGTATTACTGCAAAGCTTACCGATTCCGATTTCGATACGATGATTACTGTAAGTCTAGGGATGGTACCACTGTGGGAAAATGCACTCGGTACCGATTGGATGAAAATTATGACTCCGGAAAAATTAAAATCCATTTATCAAAAAATCTAACGAACATCGTTATGGTATGTTCGTATTTTCCCTGATTTATTTCAACCCATCTAATTTACATTGATGCATACACTTGCCAAGTTTATCTATTATAAGTTGATGGGGTGGGCCGTAAACGGTGAATTTCCTTCGTATTTGGATAAATTTGTCATTGCCGTTGTGCCACATACGAGTTGGTGGGATTTTCCGTTGGGTATTATCATTCGGAATGTATGGAAGGCCGAAATAAATTTCGTCGGCAAAAAAAGTTTGTTCAAACCACCTTTCGGATGGTATTTTAGATGGATGGGCGGTGCCCCGGTAGACCGAAGCAAGAAAAGTGATACCGTAACGGCAACGGCGGAGGTCTTTAAAACACGGAAGGTATTCAGGCTAACCTTGGCACCCGAAGGTACCCGTAAAAAAGTAAGTTCTTGGAAAAGTGGCTTCTATTACATTGCGAAAAAGGCGGAAGTGCCCATAGTCTTAATCGCCTTCGATTTTGGTAAAAAGGAAATCAAGGTTTCGAAGCCGAGGTGGCCGACAGCCGATAAGGAAGCCGACTTTAAAACCTATGAAGCGTTTTTCGAAGGGGTGGTGGGTAAAGTAGCCGAATACAGCTATTCGCCCGCCAAATAAGCAGGCTATATTTTTTTTCTTTCAATCAGTTTTTTGGGTACTTCTTTCTTCTTGGTATTTCCCGGAAACACCAAGGAGGTACTGGAATACGAGGTGCCAAAAGTGGCCGCGGCAGCATACACTTGGTGAATAGCATCCAATACCTGGTGGTCTGCCAATTCCTTCAGCGGATGAATAAAAACCGACCAAATAATTTCGTCGCTCAAGGCGTATTTTACATCCAAAGCGGAATGAAAGTTCGCCACCAGTGCGTTCAATAATTGTTCTTCTTCCAAATCCTCTTTTTTGACAACAGGACTAATGATACGCATGCGATTGGCGTTTTCGTCGTATACGCAGATTAACAAAGTCTCTTTATATACGAACTGAATAGAATTGCCACTGGTATCTGTAGTGTCAGCTACTTGTACAATGAGTTCTTTCAATCGCTCTGGAGTCATATCCTGTGCGGATGTTGTAAAATTGGTAAGCGTTAACGCGAACAGCAGCGGTAGCCAATAGACTTTCATGGGTGTTGTTTAATTTATTTGTCGGCTTTATGATGCGGTAATTACAAGGGTCGCGGAAATCAATAAAACACTTCTGATAAGCTTGTATAGTGTAGGCGCCATCGAAATAAAAATAATAATAGTTTGATTTGAATCCTACAGCAGCTTGCTTCTTCGTCGTAGGTAGTGCCGAATAGTGCTAAAATATACGTTCCGTATTCCATATGTTTAAATTAATGTCTTAAAAATCAAACCTTTGTGTTTTTTTCTCGTAAGTATTATAGAGGAACACTTTAAGAAGTAACAACGAGAAACTAGAAATATGAAAACAAAAAAAAATTATCCAACTAAAATAATAACACCTTTGCTTTCCGGAGCGTTAAGGAAATATGGCCTGAGCTTCTTACTGGGCGCTTGCCTAGTCTTTATGCTACTTTTGGCGAGTTCATGTGATAACGAAGACGTTCTTGACCTCGATGAAACCGCTATGACCAACGACGATATCGTTACGTGTACCGATGGTATTATGAACGGGGACGAGACAGGTATTGATTGTGGCGGCGCCTGTACGCCTTGTGAGGCGGGAGAAGAACTTGGTCGTCGGGCAGAGTTGTATGTAACCAACAATGCCAATGGGGATATTTCGCGGTACAGTGTAACGGGAGATTCTCTTACTACCTTTACAACGGCTTCTACCGCTGCGGAGGGTATTTACTACAGTTCAAAAGATGGTGTCCTAGTTCAGGCATCCCGTTCTGGATTGCAGCTTGATGCGTATTCGGGAATTGCCGGTATAATGGAAGACTCGGCGCTCGATGCCTCGTTTAGTAGTACCACAGATTTAGAAAGTCCAAGGGAGTTGGCAGTAAATGGCGATATGTATGTGGTATCGGATAACGGCTCCAACAAGTTTTTTGTGTACACCAAAAATGGGGATAGTTTTTCCTTGACGAGTACTGTTGAGATTCCTTTTCCGGTTTGGGGCATTACCTTTAGGGGGAGTGATCTTTATGCCGTGGTCGACAATTCAAGTGATTTGGCGGTATTCAATAATTTTCAGGCATCGATATCTGCGCCGGTTTGCGCACTTAACCCTTCTAAAAGAGTAGTTATAGAAGGTATCGTACGCACGCACGGATTGGTTTATAACGCTG
Protein-coding regions in this window:
- a CDS encoding DNA polymerase III subunit gamma/tau; translation: MEPFIVSARKYRPQTFKDVVGQQSITNTLTNAIENNHLAQALLFCGPRGVGKTTCARILAKRINDDGTNDPDEDFAFNIFELDAASNNSVDDIRSLIDQVRIPPQTGKYKVYIIDEVHMLSQSAFNAFLKTLEEPPKHAIFILATTEKHKIIPTILSRCQIFDFKRITVKDAANYLKYIAENQGINAEDDALHIIAQKADGAMRDALSIFDRVVSFSGADLTRKAVTENLNVLDYDTYFSATDLILSHAIPELLVLLNTTLALGFDGHHFISGLASHFRDLMVCKHQQTIELLEVGENAKQNYLEQSKKTSGPFLIRALEIANDCDLKYKTSKNQRLLVELTLMKLASIDFDGEKKNPESVAFANKTEDFIAPASFYENKSKVRAEASPSNKVVKEPALVEKTPIAEAPRQAASTSKQEEQVETALATAVAEPEAEQLSAPEEVPVPTPAKKIQLDIASKRVSALSISSLKAKKLHESARKGEGIDVDNLPKHPFTEEELHKHWNEFVAKIDANGQKILASSLATDIPKLKDDFVIAIELPNDTMKKEVEREQFGLMEHLRANLNNHSISLKISVNEETAKKFAFTPEEKYEKLREKNPTIDLLRKTFDLDL
- a CDS encoding ATP-dependent DNA helicase, translating into MATLTDASFYKILRNKFPHDPTVKQDLALQQLAKFLLSKGKDEVFLLKGFAGTGKTTIVGTLVTNLWNTQLKSVLMAPTGRAAKVMSNYSKTKSFTIHRKIYFPKKQSGGAVQFVLAPNKHRDTVFIVDEASMIPDTPTNTKLMDNGSLLDDLLMFVYSGHNCKLILIGDTAQLPPVHLDLSPALDADKISLNYNKEVTRMELDEVVRQAEDSGILMNATNLRGQLQSEFFDSFQFDVAPYKDIVRLIDGHEILEAIETSYSENGKEETTFIVRSNKRANLYNENIRNRILYLENELSVGDYMMVVKNNYFWLEPNTEAGFIANGDIIEVLEIFAIKELYTFRFAEVKVKMVDYPNQKPFETVLLLDTITAEAPSLPYEDSNRLYQEVMKDYDDVKSKYKKFMSVKGNKFFNALQVKFSYAITCHKSQGGQWNTVFVEQPYLPNGVDKEYLRWLYTAVTRAKTSLYLIGFKNDFFVDGD
- a CDS encoding DUF3822 family protein translates to MTEVTTIKSAKNAENDFYRLSIQISLNGLSFCMLDTVSHTVISSEHVLFHKELTPYQVLEELKQLVEKNNIQKTAFSEVVVIHRNNLFTLVPKPLFHADELANYLKFNAKILANDHIAHDEIEGYELMNVYVPFVNINNYLYGLFGEFVYKHHGTVMVQSLLSEQGSGESPICYAHLSEQQLDITVVAGQKLQLFNNFDYSTQEDFLYYLLFTLEQLKLNPETIKLRLFGEVEENDTIYKLCYDYIKNIAIFTPTHNAELLAAVDQESIDFTVLNAL
- a CDS encoding RsmD family RNA methyltransferase, whose product is MRIVSGKHKGRRIMAPKKLPVRPTTDMAKEALFNILNNRFYFDELTVLDLFTGTGNISYEFASRGTTAITAVDSDAGCVAFVARIAREMAMEITPIKSDVFTYLKKVPSKSDIIFADPPYGISFESFASIPSLVFEKELLHENGVLVVEHSVQTDLSSLPYFNNQRKYGSSLFSFFEQENAN
- a CDS encoding transmembrane 220 family protein: MNLLVKGFAYIFGVLSIVSAVLQYNDPDPLMWIVIYGVAAVLSFGFALERIPFGILLVAGIVALASGWYLFPEQFQGFEVGNGDIGNVEEAREAVGLFIVGVVHLFFAIWTRYWRKS
- a CDS encoding tRNA-(ms[2]io[6]A)-hydroxylase; protein product: MLGLKLPTDPRWVNIVEKNIDEILTDHAYCEQKAASTAISLIVSFPEYPDLVQEMIALSREEMGHFKMVHDLILSRGNTLGRDRKDEYVIQIVNFFPKGGSRTTQLVHRLLYAALIEARSCERFRLLSEELTDKKLAEFYRKLMVSEAGHYTMFLQFARQYGERSEVDEKWQQLLAFEAEVMKNLGKSESIHG